A genomic window from Motacilla alba alba isolate MOTALB_02 chromosome 2, Motacilla_alba_V1.0_pri, whole genome shotgun sequence includes:
- the CCDC127 gene encoding coiled-coil domain-containing protein 127 isoform X1, giving the protein MKRARQGRGRTPGNAAGSGEPFVVPPLFIPADGPGREGAGPAGAFMNNLNDPPNWNILPNRRDPGDDGSRWNYALLVPMLGLAAFRWIWTRECQKEIEKEKQEYYRKESTLQKDLEGKYRDIITENRRAVAHLEVELEKERNRTLSYREALVSQSRKLVEERKLLEEEQEKLEREKQVLLHSGAEGTLYQSCLAKEEEWQQRANLLLKEFEEGLKERQDIYCSLVVPRSQRLEIEKNLLVKAATNPVAMALQVESGLKDIFKHDNYCGNVLNRTRSQNGKLMWLYLRYWELAVELQKFKRVEKAMLGKR; this is encoded by the exons ATGAAAAGGGCGCGGCAGGGGCGGGGACGGACGCCCGGCAACGCTGCGGGCTCGGGCGAGCCTTTTGTTGTCCCCCCCCTTTTCATCCCGGCTGatgggccgggccgggagggggcggggccggcag GTGCCTTCATGAATAACTTAAATGACCCTCCCAACTGGAACATCCTGCCCAATCGGCGCGATCCCGGCGATGACGGCAGCCGGTGGAATTACGCCCTGCTGGTCCCCATGCTGGGCCTGGCCGCCTTCC GTTGGATCTGGACCAGAGAATGtcagaaagaaatagaaaaagaaaaacaagagtaCTACAGAAAAGAGTCAACTTTACAGAAAGACCTGGAAGGCAAATACCGGGATATAATCACGGAGAATCGTCGCGCTGTTGCTCATCTGGAGgtggagctggaaaaggaacGCAACAGGACCCTGAGCTACCGTGAAGCGCTCGTGTCCCAGAGCCGCAAACTAGTTGAAGAGAGGAAGCTCCtagaagaggagcaggagaagtTGGAGCGAGAAAAACAAGTCCTTTTGCACTCTGGAGCAGAAGGTACCTTGTACCAGAGCTGCCTGGCAAAGGAAGAAGAGTGGCAACAGAGAGCCAATCTTTTACTAAAAGAATTTGAAGAGGGACTGAAGGAAAGACAGGACATCTACTGCAGTCTTGTAGTACCCAGAAGTCAGAGActagaaatagagaaaaatctGCTAGTTAAAGCAGCAACTAATCCTGTTGCTATGGCTTTACAAGTGGAGAGTGGcttaaaagatattttcaaacaTGATAACTACTGTGGCAATGTGCTGAACAGAACCAGAAGTCAAAATGGAAAGCTTATGTGGCTGTATCTGAGATACTGGGAGCTAGCTGTTGAACTGCAGAAATTCAAGAGGGTAGAAAAGGCCATGTTAGGAAAACGCTAA
- the CCDC127 gene encoding coiled-coil domain-containing protein 127 isoform X2 — MNNLNDPPNWNILPNRRDPGDDGSRWNYALLVPMLGLAAFRWIWTRECQKEIEKEKQEYYRKESTLQKDLEGKYRDIITENRRAVAHLEVELEKERNRTLSYREALVSQSRKLVEERKLLEEEQEKLEREKQVLLHSGAEGTLYQSCLAKEEEWQQRANLLLKEFEEGLKERQDIYCSLVVPRSQRLEIEKNLLVKAATNPVAMALQVESGLKDIFKHDNYCGNVLNRTRSQNGKLMWLYLRYWELAVELQKFKRVEKAMLGKR; from the exons ATGAATAACTTAAATGACCCTCCCAACTGGAACATCCTGCCCAATCGGCGCGATCCCGGCGATGACGGCAGCCGGTGGAATTACGCCCTGCTGGTCCCCATGCTGGGCCTGGCCGCCTTCC GTTGGATCTGGACCAGAGAATGtcagaaagaaatagaaaaagaaaaacaagagtaCTACAGAAAAGAGTCAACTTTACAGAAAGACCTGGAAGGCAAATACCGGGATATAATCACGGAGAATCGTCGCGCTGTTGCTCATCTGGAGgtggagctggaaaaggaacGCAACAGGACCCTGAGCTACCGTGAAGCGCTCGTGTCCCAGAGCCGCAAACTAGTTGAAGAGAGGAAGCTCCtagaagaggagcaggagaagtTGGAGCGAGAAAAACAAGTCCTTTTGCACTCTGGAGCAGAAGGTACCTTGTACCAGAGCTGCCTGGCAAAGGAAGAAGAGTGGCAACAGAGAGCCAATCTTTTACTAAAAGAATTTGAAGAGGGACTGAAGGAAAGACAGGACATCTACTGCAGTCTTGTAGTACCCAGAAGTCAGAGActagaaatagagaaaaatctGCTAGTTAAAGCAGCAACTAATCCTGTTGCTATGGCTTTACAAGTGGAGAGTGGcttaaaagatattttcaaacaTGATAACTACTGTGGCAATGTGCTGAACAGAACCAGAAGTCAAAATGGAAAGCTTATGTGGCTGTATCTGAGATACTGGGAGCTAGCTGTTGAACTGCAGAAATTCAAGAGGGTAGAAAAGGCCATGTTAGGAAAACGCTAA